The following proteins come from a genomic window of Candidatus Margulisiibacteriota bacterium:
- the hisG gene encoding ATP phosphoribosyltransferase produces MTNKNVITIGLAKGYLLDDGLKFFKDKGIKVNAYSDRQLIFFDKTGKYRFMILRPLDVPSYVEHGSVDIGITGLDILKENKPKVITLKDLDIGHCRMVIATDARKNFDEFNHGIKVATKFVNCTKEYFNEIGVKADIIKLYGSVELAAVTGLSDVIVDLTASGKTLVENKLKEVRTIFKSTAHLIANNVFYSLNYPFIKSLIE; encoded by the coding sequence ATGACCAATAAAAATGTTATCACTATTGGCCTGGCCAAGGGTTATCTTCTGGATGACGGCTTAAAGTTTTTTAAAGATAAAGGCATCAAGGTTAATGCTTATTCAGACAGACAACTGATATTTTTTGATAAAACAGGCAAATATCGTTTTATGATCCTGCGGCCGCTGGATGTGCCCTCATATGTTGAGCACGGTTCTGTAGATATCGGCATAACCGGTCTGGATATTTTAAAGGAAAACAAACCGAAAGTTATCACCCTGAAAGATCTGGATATCGGTCATTGTCGCATGGTTATAGCTACAGACGCGCGCAAGAACTTTGATGAATTTAATCACGGCATAAAGGTAGCTACAAAATTTGTAAATTGTACCAAAGAATATTTTAATGAAATCGGTGTGAAAGCGGATATTATCAAACTTTACGGTTCTGTGGAACTGGCTGCGGTTACCGGCCTTAGCGATGTGATTGTAGACCTTACGGCCAGCGGAAAAACTTTAGTGGAAAATAAACTCAAAGAAGTAAGGACAATTTTTAAATCTACTGCGCATCTTATAGCGAACAATGTGTTTTACAGTCTGAACTATCCGTTTATTAAAAGTCTCATCGAATAA
- a CDS encoding ATP phosphoribosyltransferase regulatory subunit has product MLHGINEILPEQLSARRSVLQKITASFEQHGFVRVTTPTFEPYKELSRGWGGYLKESSIRFFNEQGVLMSLRPEMTSPVARLVGSRKDQLALPLKLYYTENVFRKNHILRKQEFLQMGLEYLGNSSLESDVEIIKVLIETLLKINIKDFVIDIGHIENTKNKTEKEIQALINGDYHKLKKLPLIGGADILAKKSKLSEFAAEWEKTNKKYNKYIQYNLGLVEEMSYYTGMIFNILIKDVGYIIGTGGRYDNLLKKYGWDIPAIGFAIEFEKLNLALKDK; this is encoded by the coding sequence ATGTTACATGGAATAAATGAAATATTACCGGAGCAACTTTCTGCAAGACGGTCTGTGTTGCAGAAAATTACTGCCAGTTTTGAACAGCACGGATTCGTACGTGTAACCACCCCTACCTTTGAACCCTATAAAGAATTGTCCAGAGGCTGGGGAGGTTATCTGAAAGAAAGTTCCATTCGTTTTTTTAACGAGCAGGGAGTGCTTATGAGCCTGCGTCCGGAAATGACGTCTCCCGTAGCCCGTCTTGTAGGTTCCAGAAAAGATCAGCTGGCCCTGCCATTGAAGCTGTACTACACAGAAAATGTTTTCCGGAAAAATCATATCCTGCGAAAACAGGAATTTTTGCAGATGGGGCTGGAATATCTGGGTAACAGTAGTCTCGAATCTGACGTGGAAATCATCAAGGTCCTTATTGAAACATTGCTTAAAATAAATATCAAAGATTTTGTAATAGATATCGGGCATATAGAAAACACAAAAAATAAAACGGAAAAAGAAATTCAGGCTCTTATAAATGGCGATTACCACAAACTTAAAAAACTGCCTCTGATCGGGGGCGCAGATATATTGGCTAAAAAATCAAAACTTTCCGAGTTTGCAGCCGAATGGGAAAAGACAAACAAAAAATATAATAAATATATTCAGTATAATCTGGGTCTCGTTGAGGAAATGTCTTATTACACAGGTATGATTTTTAATATTCTTATCAAGGATGTGGGTTATATAATCGGTACCGGCGGCCGATATGACAACCTGTTGAAAAAATACGGCTGGGATATTCCGGCTATCGGGTTTGCCATTGAGTTTGAAAAACTTAATCTGGCTTTAAAGGATAAATAA
- a CDS encoding ATPase domain-containing protein — MTERTSTGISGLDALIEGGLPKGRNYFISGSAGSGKTILSSQFIFNGAFKFSEKGLYVSFEEPVEDILDDLSRFEWKKDIMLQDGIVKYMYLPMLKSDYEENVFNMLSLIVKEIKENKFTRLVLDSLTAIGLAYKDYNHLRKDIFFMLHEIKKMGCTTLIITEKPSGDIGLTRFGVEDFLGHGLIMMYISHTYRGLEIRKMRGTSHSTDIHRMRITDSGIIVYPGDHPY; from the coding sequence ATGACTGAGCGTACTTCAACAGGGATTAGCGGATTGGATGCTCTTATTGAGGGAGGTCTGCCCAAGGGCCGTAATTATTTTATTTCCGGATCTGCGGGATCCGGAAAAACCATTCTTTCCAGCCAGTTTATTTTTAACGGCGCTTTCAAGTTTTCCGAAAAAGGTTTATATGTTTCATTTGAAGAACCAGTGGAGGATATTCTGGATGACTTGAGTCGTTTTGAATGGAAAAAAGATATTATGTTGCAGGACGGTATTGTGAAATATATGTATCTGCCTATGCTCAAATCAGATTATGAGGAAAATGTATTTAATATGCTGTCCCTTATAGTTAAAGAGATCAAGGAAAACAAATTTACACGTCTGGTGCTGGATTCGCTAACGGCAATAGGCCTGGCCTATAAAGATTACAATCATTTAAGAAAAGATATTTTTTTCATGCTGCATGAGATAAAAAAAATGGGTTGTACTACACTTATTATTACCGAGAAACCATCAGGTGATATTGGTCTTACAAGGTTTGGAGTAGAAGATTTTTTAGGTCATGGGCTGATTATGATGTATATAAGCCACACCTACCGGGGCCTGGAAATACGTAAAATGAGAGGTACAAGTCACAGTACCGATATACACAGAATGAGGATAACGGATAGCGGGATTATTGTTTATCCCGGGGATCATCCGTATTAG
- a CDS encoding response regulator — MAEKILIADDEPNILMLTSIMLEDAGYETIMAKNGTQAIERALKDKPDLIITDIVMPEKDGFEVCKTLRANKNFTNVPIIILSAIGDEFNKITGFEGGADDYITKPFNLEELRSRVQTLLLRSKGQKEAAAHSVAAEKKSVEVPDMEHIDTGVLELNNILKGGFPKGSNILLIGPIGSGKSSIARKFISRGIMNKERNIYITLDDSPQMIRKKLDEMVNKKIEEFEELNLFSIVDAYSWSSGASMKKEKYSINGILDLNQLSMVIADAGQNLGQSIQSKLGGRRVIDSISSLLINFDLSIVQRFLSQLARTSLAFGMVNTLFVLEEGTVGDHILNNIKYIMDGVIETKQVDREYYLRVASMKWIDYDRDWIKVKIHD, encoded by the coding sequence ATGGCAGAAAAAATATTAATTGCAGATGATGAACCCAATATATTGATGTTAACCAGTATCATGCTGGAGGACGCAGGCTATGAAACCATAATGGCCAAAAACGGAACGCAGGCCATAGAGAGAGCCCTGAAAGATAAACCCGACCTGATCATAACAGATATCGTAATGCCGGAAAAAGACGGATTTGAAGTATGTAAAACTCTGCGGGCCAATAAAAATTTTACCAATGTACCTATTATTATCCTTTCGGCTATTGGTGATGAATTTAATAAAATAACCGGTTTCGAAGGTGGTGCGGATGACTATATTACCAAACCCTTTAACCTTGAAGAACTGAGAAGCAGAGTGCAAACCCTGCTATTAAGAAGCAAGGGACAAAAGGAAGCCGCGGCCCATTCTGTCGCGGCTGAAAAAAAGAGTGTTGAAGTCCCGGATATGGAACATATCGATACCGGCGTACTGGAACTGAATAATATTTTAAAGGGGGGCTTTCCCAAGGGTTCTAATATATTGCTAATCGGACCCATAGGTTCAGGCAAATCATCTATTGCCCGTAAATTTATTTCCAGAGGGATAATGAACAAGGAACGTAATATTTATATTACTCTGGATGACTCTCCGCAAATGATCAGAAAAAAACTTGATGAAATGGTCAATAAAAAAATTGAAGAGTTTGAAGAGCTTAATTTGTTCAGTATCGTGGATGCATACTCCTGGTCTTCCGGTGCCAGCATGAAAAAAGAAAAATATTCCATTAACGGTATTCTGGACCTTAACCAGTTATCCATGGTAATCGCAGATGCCGGGCAGAACCTGGGACAGTCCATACAAAGCAAACTGGGCGGCAGGCGTGTGATAGATTCTATTTCCTCTCTGCTTATCAATTTTGATCTGTCCATTGTTCAGCGTTTTTTATCACAACTGGCCAGAACATCGCTGGCTTTCGGTATGGTCAACACTCTATTTGTGCTGGAGGAAGGAACGGTTGGCGATCATATTCTTAACAATATCAAATATATTATGGACGGCGTTATAGAAACCAAACAGGTAGACAGAGAATATTATTTGCGTGTAGCTAGCATGAAATGGATCGATTATGATCGTGACTGGATAAAGGTTAAAATCCATGACTGA
- a CDS encoding ATPase domain-containing protein: MIERVATGIEWFDALVQQGIPKHKVTLILGESGSGKTIFGLNYIRKGLFTDEHVAYITSKSTPQQILTDTHCLGWDLDWALEQNRLFIVDIKDYFANVNEEDLKTTILNNFFQELEKIIINNEIRRLVFDPVIPYELLNFKAFCNRYVSELINFLENPSLQVTSVLIHTENEQQNHLYDQAATNVIHMFSSKKEDVYKRTLLIKKMQNTFYINKEYIFDIIPDRGLVLTE; the protein is encoded by the coding sequence ATGATTGAAAGAGTCGCAACGGGTATTGAATGGTTTGATGCCCTTGTCCAGCAAGGTATTCCGAAACATAAAGTAACTTTGATCCTGGGAGAGTCAGGTAGCGGTAAAACTATATTCGGTCTCAATTATATCCGCAAGGGCCTGTTCACAGATGAGCACGTGGCTTACATCACATCCAAAAGTACTCCACAACAAATACTTACAGACACACACTGTCTTGGTTGGGATCTGGATTGGGCCCTGGAACAGAACCGTTTATTTATTGTTGATATCAAGGATTATTTTGCCAATGTGAACGAAGAAGATTTAAAGACAACAATTCTGAACAATTTTTTCCAGGAACTGGAAAAAATAATTATCAACAATGAAATCAGAAGACTGGTTTTTGATCCCGTAATTCCATATGAGCTACTTAATTTTAAAGCTTTTTGCAACAGGTATGTAAGCGAACTAATTAATTTTCTGGAAAATCCGTCCTTACAGGTCACCTCGGTGTTAATTCACACTGAGAACGAGCAACAGAATCATTTATACGACCAGGCCGCCACCAATGTCATCCATATGTTTTCCAGCAAAAAAGAAGATGTTTACAAGCGGACCCTGCTCATAAAAAAAATGCAAAATACTTTTTATATCAATAAAGAATATATATTTGATATAATACCCGATAGAGGTTTGGTGCTCACAGAATAA
- a CDS encoding FapA family protein, giving the protein MPKKVKSLTYKNTEINIWETGNISFLTTETLEPSGVEEFLLDNSINFSSNLKDFIYTMNQQISGKIKQHFIFVIEHIPNSFIEYLSNNALIRVYKDEMKVEISLSPEAGFDDIMKDLKELGIVYGIQTDLIKLQINRQSTDFFIAALGQNSCTPKPRLYEYNYLTERPIPINVKQKDKISFLDFTVENIVSKNTELVSFSDSVPGINGLTITGLIIPAKNLSDSDVMMGENVYEKNNKFYSSIDGMVIFDDKLVSVTPTLIINKPVLRKQIEFNGTIIIRSKVTNSSIKASKDIIIHGDVIDSNISNLGFMYFLSGITGKQSKASAYYDVFCPYVHSGAITSTKGNIYIPYEAFNARIKATGSIVIERKISGGSAESSTCIKVHTAGGEKMSTKTILRLYTQDEDAMEYEAKTQLLREMENQLRNLKYNKKKHELQNIHLKSKIKTDPIYIKMTKMEFQLQDRIQKMKNAITSLKRILKEKRNIILIFGTIWGGVQININDKELTIKDDENYPSIFSLGNFGILRKKYA; this is encoded by the coding sequence ATGCCTAAGAAAGTAAAATCATTAACTTATAAAAATACTGAAATTAACATCTGGGAAACAGGAAATATCAGCTTTCTGACTACTGAGACCCTTGAACCGTCCGGGGTCGAAGAATTTCTGCTGGATAACAGCATAAATTTTTCGTCCAACCTTAAGGACTTCATTTATACAATGAACCAGCAAATATCCGGCAAAATCAAACAGCATTTTATTTTTGTAATCGAGCATATTCCCAACAGCTTCATTGAATATTTATCCAATAACGCTTTGATCAGGGTATATAAAGATGAGATGAAGGTGGAAATATCGCTGTCCCCGGAAGCCGGTTTCGACGACATCATGAAGGATTTAAAAGAACTCGGTATTGTCTATGGTATTCAAACCGATTTGATCAAATTACAAATAAACAGGCAGAGCACTGATTTTTTTATCGCGGCTTTGGGCCAAAACTCCTGCACGCCCAAACCCAGGCTTTATGAATACAATTATCTTACCGAAAGGCCCATACCTATAAACGTCAAACAAAAAGACAAAATATCTTTTCTGGATTTTACGGTGGAAAATATCGTTTCCAAAAATACCGAGCTGGTCAGTTTTTCCGACTCAGTACCGGGAATAAACGGCTTAACTATTACCGGATTGATTATCCCGGCCAAAAATCTTTCTGATTCTGATGTAATGATGGGGGAAAATGTTTATGAAAAGAATAATAAATTTTATTCCTCAATCGACGGAATGGTTATCTTTGATGACAAGCTGGTTTCTGTTACCCCAACCCTGATAATCAACAAACCTGTACTGAGAAAACAAATAGAATTTAACGGAACTATCATTATTCGCAGCAAAGTAACTAACAGTTCCATAAAAGCATCTAAGGATATTATTATTCACGGTGATGTAATCGACAGTAATATTTCCAATCTGGGGTTCATGTATTTTCTATCCGGCATAACAGGCAAGCAGTCCAAGGCCAGCGCCTATTATGATGTGTTTTGCCCTTATGTGCACAGTGGGGCAATTACCTCTACCAAAGGTAATATTTACATCCCTTATGAAGCTTTCAATGCCCGCATCAAAGCTACCGGTTCAATAGTGATCGAAAGGAAAATCTCCGGCGGCTCGGCCGAATCGTCCACCTGTATAAAGGTACACACTGCCGGCGGGGAAAAAATGAGCACGAAAACAATATTACGGTTATACACCCAGGATGAGGATGCAATGGAATATGAGGCAAAAACTCAGTTATTACGTGAAATGGAGAATCAGTTGAGAAATTTAAAATATAACAAGAAAAAACATGAACTGCAAAATATTCATTTGAAGTCAAAAATTAAAACTGATCCGATTTATATAAAAATGACCAAAATGGAATTTCAGCTTCAGGACAGGATCCAAAAAATGAAAAACGCCATAACCAGTCTGAAACGTATACTTAAGGAAAAAAGGAATATAATCCTCATATTCGGAACAATCTGGGGCGGTGTTCAGATCAATATTAATGACAAGGAACTGACCATTAAAGATGATGAAAACTATCCATCTATCTTTTCTCTTGGAAATTTCGGTATTTTGAGGAAAAAATATGCTTAA